A region from the Triticum aestivum cultivar Chinese Spring chromosome 3D, IWGSC CS RefSeq v2.1, whole genome shotgun sequence genome encodes:
- the LOC123079752 gene encoding ras-related protein Rab2BV codes for MAHRVDNEYDYLFKIVLIGDSGVGKSNILSRFTRNEFCLESKSTIGVEFATRTLQIEGKTVKAQIWDTAGQERYRAITSAYYRGAVGALLVFDITKRQTFDNVQRWLRELRDHADANIVVMMVGNKSDLNHLRSVPEEDSQAFSEKEGLSFLETSALEAINVEKAFHTVLSEIHQIVSKKALAAQESAAANGRSMQGTTINVAEPSANAKGSCCSSS; via the exons ATGGCGCACCGGGTGGACAATGAGTACGACTACCTCTTCAAGATCGTGCTCATCGGCGACTCCGGCGTCGGCAAGTCCAACATCCTCTCCCGCTTCACCCGCAACGAGTTCTGCCTCGAGTCCAAGTCCACCATCGGCGTCGAGTTCGCCACCCGAACCCTCCAG ATAGAAGGAAAGACTGTGAAGGCACAGATATGGGACACGGCTGGTCAGGAGAGATACCGTGCAATTACTAGTGCATATTACAGGGGTGCTGTTGGAGCACTCCTAGTCTTTGACATAACAAAGAGgcagaccttcgacaatgttcaGAGGTGGCTCCGTGAGCTCCGGGATCATGCAGATGCCAACATTGTTGTCATGATGGTTGGGAACAAGTCAGACTTAAACCACTTAAGATCGGTTCCCGAGGAAGACAGCCAAGCATTCTCTGAGAAAGAAGGTCTGTCGTTCCTTGAGACATCTGCACTGGAGGCAATCAATGTGGAGAAGGCATTCCATACTGTGCTGAGTGAAATTCACCAGATTGTAAGCAAAAAAGCACTTGCAGCACAGGAGTCTGCTGCTGCCAACGGCCGTTCGATGCAAGGAACGACTATTAACGTTGCTGAACCATCCGCCAACGCAAAAGGTTCTTGCTGTTCCTCCAGTTGA